In one Salvelinus fontinalis isolate EN_2023a chromosome 16, ASM2944872v1, whole genome shotgun sequence genomic region, the following are encoded:
- the rin3 gene encoding ras and Rab interactor 3: MIKTAVLSQETGASTGVNAEPRSPPRTPLTPAFSSGSTALFPPPRPALSSGPPLMAPPTLPSKPPPPPDPTPPDPTDPAPPVYLDSSHLLPSPLIPSSPSSPTPPLHSASEPLPSQIDLAIDATDTTDVPNAAVPKECTPPLSRTLVPDVPDISTSTLVTSLPPQVLETSTPPLPTPLVPDVPETSTPPLPTPVPPQVSEPSTLPLPDILDVSAPPLPLHLSSLVPELSSSELTLPAPSSQPVPNPSSMLISAPTVAPISKPSSLPISSPHVPPIAKPPLSTPPIPPLSKPSVPPSPRVPPFSKISSPPLPRPSARRKLSGPHQPRPPVPHPHSIAKPSSPALPRPPLLSMKSSSPPLPSPLVPLAPKPAPASASSPAPSPTQATAPRPSISILEKLIKTCPVWLQLGMAQERTTLILKKEIPGIFLVRKSPDQKSMVLSVCVSDKQEELQVQDVLIKEEKSLIYLEGSVLVFDNIFKLIAFYCVSRDILPCTLRLPQIIVQATKYEDIEMISTLGSDFWGSQLHSASEMVKRDDQGQDHSSSSCEIQLSTGKSNDRLWYINPIFIEEYCSSLEAATLVPVPIHRSQSLNTPGLVQVQVPPKFKRPPPRPPNVPEGLILSQGAKQGARGESVSPRSPPPPRIVIAKAAGQKVEGDSSKDTEGEGAASQLVLEKAMSVTVTDSVAATQPLQPLSPHGGTTGQKHPAPRPPPHRIPLVPLRRKPSENRPSIPGQEGGVGPVPVASLVCIDNTTNMAEEKLGVESHAGETETLQNKGTSRASNICEVVTVATAPLTKRAAHPVPPPRKKKPSQFTPTSPLSRNVISGGHLSINSSSDTPQNSSTTSPASRPTSIPVGEARGIDVSLYSPDGEAVFPALEHDSYSTSSTEEEADTVASRAVGTGGTNNTKVSMKRTPTIMLDRAKHRLSSVFTNFMNIDHKLQKRILELSRDGSSYFGTLVKDYRVYILETMGKHSSSTELLQEIRQMMTQLKSYLIQSTELQNLLEPNIYTEDKLEVIIEAALCKAMLKPLREAVYSGLKDIHARDGCLKRLRENQSVVLGTTTTELGISTSVPETPVMEKIQLKLMTLHQEYSPQKKIDLLLKTCKIIYESMSIGCPAGRAHGADDFLPVLMYVLARCNMAFLLLDVEYMMELMDPALQLGEGSYYLTTTYGVLEHIKNYEKQVVTRQLSLEIQNSIHRWEKRRTLNKASVSRSSVQDFINVSFLEAGFNNKTLRVRPNTTAQDLCAQCADKFEVAEPESYSLSVLVEGHHQPLAPEEFPLTIKSSLHHSQPLKEYYFVYRPGRTESEGQESESQEAESQEAESQEAEGQEAEGQEAESQEAESQEAESQEAESQEAESQEAESQEAEGQKVESEEPAPAAEPEPEEEESLIEI, from the exons GGTGAATGCTGAGCCTCGCTCCCCACCTAGAACCCCCCTCACCCCTGCTTTTTCTTCAGGATCAACAGCACTATTCCCCCCTCCCAGACCTGCCCTCTCCTCAGGACCACCCCTGATggctcctcccactctcccttccaaaccccccccaccccctgacCCAACTCCCCCTGACCCAACTGACCCCGCTCCACCTGTCTACCTGgactcctcccacctcctcccttcacccctcataccctcctcaccctcctcacccacaCCGCCCCTTCATTCAGCTTCTGAACCACTCCCTTCTCAAATTGACTTGGCCATTGATGCCACTGACACAACTGATGTCCCCAATGCCGCTGTCCCTAAGGAATGCACTCCCCCCTTATCCAGAACCCTAGTCCCCGATGTCCCGGACATCTCTACGTCCACCCTTGTCACATCACTACCCCCTCAAGTCTTAGAGACCTCAACTCCCCCACTCCCCACACCCCTGGTACCTGATGTCCCAGAGACATCTACTCCTCCCCTCCCCACACCAGTACCCCCTCAagtctcagagccctctacactCCCCCTTCCTGACATCCTGGATGTCtctgctcctcccctccccttacaTTTGTCCTCTTTAGTCCCAGAGCTCTCCTCTTCAGAACTAACCCTACCAGCACCTTCATCTCAGCCGGTCCCAAATCCCTCATCTATGCTCATCTCTGCTCCCACTGTAGCTCCCATCTCAAAACCCTCCTCACTTCCTATCTCTTCTCCCCACGTACCTCCTATAGCAAAACCCcctctgtccactccccccattcctcctctctcaaaACCCTCTGTACCTCCGTCTCCCCGTGTTCCTCCTTTCTCAAAGATCTCCTCACCCCCTCTTCCTAGACCCTCAGCACGTCGAAAACTCTCTGGTCCACACCAGCCGAGACCCCCCGTACCTCACCCTCACTCGATAGCCAAACCCTCCTCTCCAGCACTCCCCAGACCCCCACTTCTATCCATGAagtcctcctccccccctctaccCTCCCCACTAGTCCCTCTAGCTCCCAAGCCCGCCCCAGCTTCGGCCTCATCACCAGCCCCATCTCCAACCCAAGCCACAGCCCCACGACCTAGCATCAGTATCCTGGAGAAACTGATCAAAACTTGCCCGGTGTGGTTGCAGCTGGGTATGGCCCAGGAGAGGACCACACTCATACTGAAGAAAGAAATCCCTGGG ATATTTTTAGTGCGTAAAAGCCCCGACCAGAAATCCATGGTGCTGTCAGTATGTGTATCTGACAAGCAGGAGGAGCTTCAGGTCCAGGATGTTCTGATTAAGGAGGAGAAGTCAC tGATCTACCTGGAAGGGTCTGTTCTGGTCTTTGACAACATCTTCAAACTCATCGCCTTCTACTGTGTCAGCCG GGATATTCTACCCTGCACCCTGAGGTTGCCTCAGATCATCGTCCAAGCAACCAAGTACGAAGATATAGAGATGATATCGACATTAGGCTCAG ATTTCTGGGGTTCTCAGCTTCACAGCGCCTCAGAAATGGTCAAACGTGATGACCAGGGTCAGGACCACAGCAGTTCGTCCTGTGAAATCCAGCTGTCCACCGGGAAAAGTAATGACCGTCTGTGGTACATCAACCCCATCTTCATCGAGGAGTACTGCAGCAGCCTGGAGGCCGCCACCCTCGTCCCAGTTCCCATCCACAGGAGCCAGAGTCTGAACACCCCAGGCCTGGTGCAGGTGCAGGTACCCCCCAAGTTCAAACGCCCCCCACCCAGGCCCCCAAATGTCCCAGAGGGCTTGATTCTGTCACAGGGGGCTAAGCAGGGTGCCAGAGGGGAAAGTGTCTCCCCCAGGTCTCCACCGCCACCGCGAATAGTAATAGCCAAGGCAGCAGGTCAGAAAGTGGAAGGAGACAGCAGCAAAGACACTGAGGGAGAGGGAGCTGCTTCTCAACTCGTCTTGGAGAAAGCGATGTCAGTTACTGTTACTGACTCAGTAGCAGCTACTCAGCCTCTACAGCCACTGTCACCGCACGGAGGAACAACAGGACAGAAACACCCAGCACCCCGACCACCCCCACACAGGATACCACTCGTACCCCTTCGGCGGAAACCCTCAGAGAACCGTCCCTCAATCCCGGGACAGGAGGGCGGTGTTGGTCCAGTGCCTGTTGCTTCACTGGTCTGCATCGATAACACcactaacatggcagaggagaagttAGGAGTGGAATCCCATGCTGGTGAGACAGAGACACTGCAGAACAAAGGGACATCAAGGGCTTCAAACATCTGTGAGGTTGTTACCGTGGCTACAGCCCCACTGACGAAGAGGGCCGCACATCCAGTCCCGCCTCCCAGGAAGAAGAAACCCTCTCAGTTCACGCCCACCAGTCCTCTCTCCCGAAATGTGATAAGTGGAGGACATCTGTCAATCAATTCATCATCTGATACCCCCCAGAACTCCAGCACCACCTCGCCTGCCTCGAGGCCGACCTCCATCCCCGTGGGGGAGGCCAGGGGGATAGATGTGTCCTTGTACTCCCCTGATGGTGAAGCTGTCTTCCCTGCCCTGGAACATGACTCCTACTCTACCAGCAGTACAGAGGAGGAGGCTGACACTGTGGCCAGCAGGGCTGTAGGGACCGGTGGGACCAACAACACCAAG GTGTCGATGAAGAGGACCCCTACCATCATGCTGGACCGAGCCAAGCACCGCCTCTCCAGCGTGTTCACTAACTTCATGAACATCGACCACAAGCTCCAGAAGAGAATCCTAGAGCTGTCCAGGGACGGGAGCTCCTACTTCGGCACCCTGGTGAAGGACTACAG GGTGTATATCCTGGAGACCATGGGGAAGCACAGCTCCAGCACTGAGCTGCTGCAGGAGATCAGGCAGATGATGACCCAGCTGAAGAGTTACCTCATCCAGAGCACTGAGCTACAGAACCTACTGGAGCCCAACATCTACACAGAGGACAAATTAG AGGTGATTATTGAGGCTGCCCTGTGTAAGGCTATGCTGAAGCCTCTGAGGGAGGCTGTGTATTCAGGCCTGAAAGACATCCACGCCAGGGATGGCTGTCTGAAGAGACTGAGGGAGAACCAGAGTGTCGTCCTGGGTACCACCACCACAGAACTGGGGATCTCCACCAGCGTCCCAGAGACCCCTGTCATGGAGAAG ATCCAGCTGAAGTTGATGACCCTCCACCAGGAATACTCCCCTCAGAAGAAGATTGATCTGCTCCTTAAGACCTGCAAGATCATCTATGAATCCATGTCTATAGGCTGTCCAG CAGGGAGAGCCCATGGTGCAGATGACTTCCTCCCGGTGCTGATGTACGTCCTGGCCAGGTGCAACATGGCCTTCCTGCTACTGGATGTGGAGTACATGATGGAGCTGATGGACCCTGCACTGCAGCTAGGAGAGG GCTCCTACTACCTGACGACTACGTATGGAGTGTTGGAGCACATAAAGAACTATGAGAAGCAGGTGGTGACACGGCAGCTCAGTCTGGAGATCCAGAACTCTATCCACCGCTGGGAGAAGAGACGCACCCTGAACAAAGCCAGCGTGTCACGTTCATCTGTTCAG GACTTCATCAACGTGTCATTCCTGGAGGCGGGGTTTAACAATAAGACCCTGAGGGTCCGCCCCAACACCACAGCCCAGGACCTGTGTGCCCAGTGTGCTGACAAGTTTGAGGTGGCAGAGCCAGAGTCCTACAG CCTGAGTGTGCTGGTGGAGGGCCACCACCAACCCCTGGCCCCTGAGGAGTTCCCCCTCACTATCAAGTCCAGTCTCCACCACAGTCAGCCCCTCAAGGAGTACTACTTTGTCTACCGGCCTGGAAGGACAGAGTCAGAAGGACAGGAGTCAGAATCCCAGGAGGCAGAATCCCAGGAGGCAGAATCCCAGGAGGCAGAAGGACAGGAGGCAGAAGGACAGGAGGCAGAATCCCAGGAGGCAGAATCCCAGGAGGCAGAATCCCAGGAGGCAGAATCCCAGGAGGCAGAATCCCAGGAGGCAGAATCCCAGGAGGCAGAAGGACAGAAGGTGGAGAGCGAGGAGCCAGCTCCCGCAGCCGAGCCAGaacctgaggaggaggagagtctgATCGAGATATGA